In Alkalimarinus alittae, the DNA window AAAAAGTTAATTTACCTAAAGATGAAATTAACCACATTTATTACGCTTGCTTACTACATGAGCTGGGTAAAACAGGGTTGCCTGATAGCATATTAGCGGTACCTGAGTCTTCGCTGGATAGTGAGAATACAGAGATATACCGTCAATACCCCGCTTTGGGTGAGATGATTTTGATGGGAGTTGATCAATTAGCGCTCACATCAAAAATTATTGGCAGCCATATGGAGCGGTTTGATGGCCAGGGGTTCCCTAACGGCCTTAAAGGAAGTGCTATCCCTCGGGGAGCAAGGCTATTAAGGGTTGTTCGAGATTTTATTGGCCTTCAAATGGGGGTTTTAGAACGAGAGTCGATGAGTAATGACGAGGCGTTTAAATACATCAAAAGTCACTCTGCAAAAATATATGACCCTGGGGTTGTAAAGGTGTTAGGTCTATTTCAAAGTGACTTTGTGGTCTCTTCTGTTAGTTCAGGTGAACGGCATATTGATGTACTGGCGCTGAAACCTGGTATGAAAGTGGCGCGAGATGTAACCAATGCAAATGGAATTTTATTAATATCAAAAGATTTTCTGCTGACGAATCCTATTATTAATCGATTTATGTCAATCGAACGGTTGGAAAGGAAAAAGCTGAAAGTTTATGTATATCTCGATGGAGAAGGAAAATGAGTGTGATAGTGATTATTGATGATGAAATCAACATTCTAAAATCGATCCAAAGAGTGCTTAGACATCAGCCTTGGGAGGTGCTTACGTATAATAATCCTCATGATGCTATTAATGATCTAAGTGGCCGTTCCGACATTGATGTGATTATCTCTGATTATCGAATGCCTGAAATAGATGGTGTCGAAGTATTACAAACGCTAAAAGAATATTGCCCTGATTCGATTCGTATGATTTTAAGTGGGCAGGTTGATATGGCGGGCGTGCTAGATGCGATTAATAAGGCTGAAGTTTATCGATTTATAATGAAACCATGGAATGATGACGACCTTGTCATGACTATTAAAAATGCCATCTCTCACAATGAGCTTATCAAAGAGAACAAACAGCTTGCTGAGACCGTGAGAGCGCAACATCGGGAGATAAGTCTTCATGTCACTGAATTTAAACGGCTTGAACGTGAGTCTCCAGGCATTACTAAGGTTAAATGGGAAGACGATGGTTCGATAGATATGAGTGATGAGTTTTAACGGTACTCTTCTTACAACCGATAAACGGAGCGGTTAAACTGAGACTACACGATTTCGTCCGTTATGCTTGGCCTGATAAAGTGCTTTATCTGCTCTATTTAAAGCACTTTCAAGCGACTCTTTCTGTTGCATTTCTACAACACCAATACTGACTGTAAAGCTAATCGTTATATTATCTTCATATTGAATTTCTAGTTTCTCGATGAGTTGCCGAATCTTTTCGGCGGTTAACATGGCTTGGCTTAAATCGAGGCCAGGCATGGATATTGCGAACTCTTCTCCGCCTAGACGACTGAACATATCTGTATCTCTTAAATTTTCGATACAGGTATTTGAAAACTCGATGAGTGCAAGGTCGCCAGCATGATGCCCATAGGTATCGTTAACCTTCTTAAAGTGGTCAATATCAAGCATCATTACCGATACCGGCATTTTATAACGTACTTGATAGCTGTGGTGCTGGGCGGCTTGGGCAAGAAAAAAACGACGGTTAAAGGCGCCCGTTAAGTCATCTTTAATGGCGAGTTCTGTAAGGCGACGATTGGCAGCTTCAAGTTCAGATTGGGTTTCTTGAAGCTTTTTGTTGAGTATTTGAAGGTGTTCATAACGAGTGTGACCTTCTCGCGCATTCAGCTCTTCAAGTTCTGACTTAAGCGTTGCTTCGGTAGGGAGTATTTCAATTGTGGCGTATTTGCGTTCATTACGTGTTTCTATCGCGGTTACCAATGCGCGCATTGAGCAGTTCATCGCGATACTAAATATACCGGAAGCTTTACCACAAATGAGGGGGAGGTTATCGTTAATATTTTGGGTTTCGCGTATAACGAGTTCGAATGGGTCTTCAATGACCAGTATTGCTTTATTATTTCTCCAATCCACAGACTTTAGGGACATAAACCCCCAACCTGCGCTAGCGACTACGCCGGCCCAAATTTCAAAGCCTTGTTCAAAGTCACTGTTCTTACGGGTGATAATGTAGTTATAATTTTGTTTCGCGCCTTCAGATGCTTCATAGGCCACAAGCAAAAAGTAAAAACTCTCACCCAACTGCTCAATCAGCGGGGTTAGCATATTTTTAAGGGTCGGGTTTTTCCATAATAGAATTCCATCTTTACCGAAAAAGTGAAGTTTCTTCTTTATATTATCCCAATGATACCCATCAGGCAGTGACATAGAGTGGTACTCCAAATACCTAGCTTAACGCTGTGTTGCTGTCATTATAACAATAGTCGTAAACCCTGGCTTTTACGACTGCTTGTTTAATGATCATTTTTATATGACTTTTACAACATTTAACAGTTGGCCTGTGAAGGGCGTACGGTGTTTATTTTAATTCACTTGAGTTTTTCCCTAGCATGCGTCTTGCGACAATGAGCTGTTGAATCTGTTGGGTGCCTTCAAATATGTCTAGAATTTTAGAATCTCTAGCCCACTTCTCAAGCAGGTGAGACTCGCTATAGCCTAAGGTTGAACATAGCTCAGCACATTTTAACGTAATGTTATTAGCTGTTCGGCCTGCCTTGGCTTTTGCCATAGAGGCCTCTTTAGAGTTAGGTAGGCCATTGTCAGCCATCCACGCGGCTTTTAATGTGAGCAGTCGAGCGGCTTCTAGGTCAGCCTCCATTCGATAAAGTTCAGCTTCACATGCTAGGGCATTATTAATAGGTTCAGCGTAGTCGGCAGCAATGCCGGATGATTGAAGTAGCGATTGAGTGAGCTCGAGAGAGGCGCGTGCTAACCCGACCGCCATTGCTGCGACAACAGGGCGTGTATTGTCAAACGTCTGCATTACGCCACCAAACCCTTTTTGCGTATCAATTTCAGGGTTGCCCAATAAGTTTCTTTTAGGCACGCGGCAGTTGTCAAACCGGATCGTCGCAGTGTCTGATGCTTTTATGCCTAACTTTTTATCTAACCGAACCAATTCTAAGCCTGGGGTTCCTTTTTCGACTACAAAAGACTTTATTGCCGCACGTCCGAGTGTTTTGTTTAGCGACGCCCATACAACAATGGCATCACAACGGTCGCCAGCCGTAATGAATATTTTTTCACCGTTAATAATATACTCGTCGCCATCTAACTTCGCAGTGGTGCTAATATTCGCTGAGTCTGAACCCGCGTTAGGCTCTGTAATTGCCATGGCAGCCCAGGTGTTTTTATAACGTTCAAGTTGTTCTTTGTTCGCGACGGCTGCAATCGCTGCGTTACCTAAGCCTTGTCTCGGGAGACTTAATGCAAGCCCTACATCACCCCAGCAGAGTTCCGTTAGGCCTAATACGGTCGCCATGTTGCTACCATTTTTAACCGCATCAGATGTCTCAGTGTCTTTATCTTGCTTTAGTTTTGCTGCGCCTGCGCCGCCTTTGATATCACCGTCGTTCATGCCGTCCATAATCGACGCAAGCATGTTGAGCTCAACAGGGTATTCATGCTCTGCTGAGTCGTACTTTCGTGAAATAGGGCGAAAAACTTCTACCGCTACTTGTTGCGCCTGATTGATAAGTGCATTAAATTTTCGAGGTATTTCAAAGTTCATTGTTTATGTCCTGTTCGTTAATCGCTTTTAGTGGCTCATCAGAAAGCGCTACGGGGTTTAGGTCAGGCTTATTGTTTATGTCTTTACTGCAGACCATTAGGCATGTAACCCATATAAAATAGCGATTGATCTCATGTCTCTATACCATCGCTCAACAGGGTGTTCTTTGATGAAACCGTGGCCTCCCAGAAGTTGTACGCCATTTGTGCCTATCTCCATGGCTTTGTCTGAGCAGAAAACTTTCGCTAAATAGGCTTCTTTATGAAAGGGTAAGCCTTGCTCGGCGAGACTGGCGGCTCGATAGGTTAGGAGGCGCATTCCCTCAAGCTCAATGCCAATATTGGCAATCATAAAAGCAACCGATTGACGGTGACTAATAGGCTCACCAAATGCGACGCGTTCATTACAGTATTTGACTACGTAATCTTGAATCGCTTGCCCGCAACCGATGGCTAAGGCGCATCGGGCTAGGTTTGATAGGTCAAGAAATGTCTGATAGCAGAAATACTCGTCGCCAAGGCGTGCGTCGGCGGGTAGTTGTACATTATCGAAGTTAATAGTACATAGCTCAGCGGCTTTAAGTCCCATCGCGGGGCTGCGCTCTACTGATATTCCTTTGAGTGCGCTATTCACTATATAGAGGTTTTGGTCGCCATTGGGCGATGCGGCTGCAACGAGAAAAAAGTCTGCCCTGTCGCCAATCGCAACGCCGCTTTTTTTGCCGTTGAGCTTATAGCCTTCATCTTTAGGTGTGACCGTTGTATTGAGACTATTTGGGTTGAATAGAGGATAAGGCTCATTGATAGCAATAGTAGCAAATAGAGGCTGCGACTGTTCAAGAGATTGAGTAAGGGGGGCTAGCCAGTTAGCTTGCTGTTCGTCAGTGCCCCATCTGGTTAATATGTTTGCAACACTTGTTGTTGATAGTAGTGCTGTCGCGATACCCATATCCCCTTGTGCCAGAGACTCTGCAATAAGTAAGTTTGTGACAGGTGACTGCGTGTCGGAGTAACCTCCATATTGCTCTGAAACAGAGTAGGTGAGTACGCCAAGTTCATTTGCTTGCTGAAATAACTCTTCGGTTGTGCCACCATTGTCGTCTGCATCATAGGCCGCCACGCTTAAAACATCTGATGCAAA includes these proteins:
- a CDS encoding HD domain-containing phosphohydrolase, which encodes MELENKESVLFVDDEPAILSSLKRLFRKSGFNCYFAESGEEGLKVLEQQPIDLIVSDMRMPKMSGAEFLSIARSKWPDTVRILLTGHSDIGATIEALNKGGIYRYISKPWNDQELEEAIDQSLRLRRLEREREEWLKLTQTQNEKLQSFNTELEARVLTRTQEIQQTADMLDMAYEELKQSSDMFIKVFSTIISSRFNSQRINASMMADLAKKIAQKVNLPKDEINHIYYACLLHELGKTGLPDSILAVPESSLDSENTEIYRQYPALGEMILMGVDQLALTSKIIGSHMERFDGQGFPNGLKGSAIPRGARLLRVVRDFIGLQMGVLERESMSNDEAFKYIKSHSAKIYDPGVVKVLGLFQSDFVVSSVSSGERHIDVLALKPGMKVARDVTNANGILLISKDFLLTNPIINRFMSIERLERKKLKVYVYLDGEGK
- a CDS encoding response regulator; this encodes MSVIVIIDDEINILKSIQRVLRHQPWEVLTYNNPHDAINDLSGRSDIDVIISDYRMPEIDGVEVLQTLKEYCPDSIRMILSGQVDMAGVLDAINKAEVYRFIMKPWNDDDLVMTIKNAISHNELIKENKQLAETVRAQHREISLHVTEFKRLERESPGITKVKWEDDGSIDMSDEF
- a CDS encoding diguanylate cyclase — its product is MSLPDGYHWDNIKKKLHFFGKDGILLWKNPTLKNMLTPLIEQLGESFYFLLVAYEASEGAKQNYNYIITRKNSDFEQGFEIWAGVVASAGWGFMSLKSVDWRNNKAILVIEDPFELVIRETQNINDNLPLICGKASGIFSIAMNCSMRALVTAIETRNERKYATIEILPTEATLKSELEELNAREGHTRYEHLQILNKKLQETQSELEAANRRLTELAIKDDLTGAFNRRFFLAQAAQHHSYQVRYKMPVSVMMLDIDHFKKVNDTYGHHAGDLALIEFSNTCIENLRDTDMFSRLGGEEFAISMPGLDLSQAMLTAEKIRQLIEKLEIQYEDNITISFTVSIGVVEMQQKESLESALNRADKALYQAKHNGRNRVVSV
- a CDS encoding acyl-CoA dehydrogenase family protein yields the protein MNFEIPRKFNALINQAQQVAVEVFRPISRKYDSAEHEYPVELNMLASIMDGMNDGDIKGGAGAAKLKQDKDTETSDAVKNGSNMATVLGLTELCWGDVGLALSLPRQGLGNAAIAAVANKEQLERYKNTWAAMAITEPNAGSDSANISTTAKLDGDEYIINGEKIFITAGDRCDAIVVWASLNKTLGRAAIKSFVVEKGTPGLELVRLDKKLGIKASDTATIRFDNCRVPKRNLLGNPEIDTQKGFGGVMQTFDNTRPVVAAMAVGLARASLELTQSLLQSSGIAADYAEPINNALACEAELYRMEADLEAARLLTLKAAWMADNGLPNSKEASMAKAKAGRTANNITLKCAELCSTLGYSESHLLEKWARDSKILDIFEGTQQIQQLIVARRMLGKNSSELK
- a CDS encoding acyl-CoA dehydrogenase family protein, translated to MAKDTIGLALSAVNKFAGSSLVKKLKLQRPAEKIAYISTRTGFQVVSSTNARVQQAKDFFNASTTTKNKPTAALFDPSLTEDQRLIKDSLDRFASDVLSVAAYDADDNGGTTEELFQQANELGVLTYSVSEQYGGYSDTQSPVTNLLIAESLAQGDMGIATALLSTTSVANILTRWGTDEQQANWLAPLTQSLEQSQPLFATIAINEPYPLFNPNSLNTTVTPKDEGYKLNGKKSGVAIGDRADFFLVAAASPNGDQNLYIVNSALKGISVERSPAMGLKAAELCTINFDNVQLPADARLGDEYFCYQTFLDLSNLARCALAIGCGQAIQDYVVKYCNERVAFGEPISHRQSVAFMIANIGIELEGMRLLTYRAASLAEQGLPFHKEAYLAKVFCSDKAMEIGTNGVQLLGGHGFIKEHPVERWYRDMRSIAILYGLHA